In a genomic window of Gossypium arboreum isolate Shixiya-1 chromosome 9, ASM2569848v2, whole genome shotgun sequence:
- the LOC108456239 gene encoding beta-amylase 1, chloroplastic-like — translation MAMNLGQQIGTLSGKQIPTEFASGEQPSSATASPSAVWKSPAGNLRSNSPQENASPPMLTPPLTPNSAGEWSYLINLPMLRPDLSVACQAFATSSPLEMTVEEVAGTAEWTDGGRKDEKKGVSVFVMMPLDSVTNGNTVNRKKAMNASLHALKSAGVEGIMIDVWWGLVEREAPGAYNWGGYTELLDMAKKHGLKVQAVMSFHQCGSNVGDSCTIPLPKWVREEMEKDSDLAYTDQWGRRNYEYVSLGCDSLLVLKGRSPVQCYADFMRAFKDNFKHLLGDTIVEIQVGMGPAGELRYPSYPEENGIWKFPGIGAFQCYDKYMLSSLKAAAEAAGKPEWGSTGPTDAGHYNSWPEDTPFFKKDGGGWNSQYGEFFLSWYSQTLIEHGERILCSASSVFEATGVKISVKVAGIHWHYGSRSHAAELTAGYYNTRFRDGYLPMAQMVARYGAVFNFTCIEMRDHEQPQDALCAPENLVRQVGLATKEAQVPLAGENALPRYDESAHEQILKASSLNIDGSSNDRQMFSFTYLRMNPSLFQPDNWRRFVAFVKKMNEGKDSRRCWEQVEREAEHFVNVTEPFVQEAALMP, via the exons ATGGCAATGAATTTGGGACAACAGATTGGAACTCTTTCCGGCAAACAAATTCCGACGGAATTCGCCTCCGGAGAACAACCATCATCAGCAACAGCGAGTCCATCGGCAGTTTGGAAATCACCCGCCGGGAATCTCCGATCCAATAGCCCCCAAGAAAATGCATCCCCACCTATGTTAACACCGCCACTCACACCGAACAGCGCCGGGGAGTGGTCGTATTTGATCAACCTCCCAATGCTGCGTCCGGATCTTTCAGTAGCATGCCAGGCATTCGCGACGTCGTCGCCGCTGGAGATGACGGTGGAAGAGGTGGCGGGGACGGCGGAGTGGACAGATGGAGGTAGGAAGGATGAGAAGAAAGGAGTGTCAGTGTTCGTGATGATGCCGTTGGATAGCGTGACGAATGGGAACACGGTCAATAGGAAGAAGGCGATGAATGCTAGTCTTCACGCTTTGAAAAGCGCCGGTGTGGAGGGGATAATGATTGACGTTTGGTGGGGACTGGTGGAGAGGGAAGCTCCGGGTGCTTACAATTGGGGTGGTTACACCGAGCTCCTCGATATGGCCAAGAAACATGGCCTCAAAGTCCAGGCCGTCATGTCGTTCCATCAGTGCGGCAGCAACGTCGGTGACTCTTGCAC TATTCCATTGCCAAAATGGGTAAGGGAAGAGATGGAGAAAGATTCAGACCTTGCATACACAGATCAATGGGGAAGAAGGAATTACGAATACGTTTCACTGGGTTGCGATTCTCTACTGGTCTTGAAAGGCCGGTCTCCAGTTCAATGTTACGCTGATTTCATGCGTGCCTTTAAGGACAACTTCAAACATCTACTTGGTGACACCATTGTG GAAATTCAAGTGGGAATGGGTCCGGCAGGTGAGCTTCGGTATCCTTCATACCCTGAGGAAAATGGGATATGGAAGTTCCCTGGAATTGGAGCCTTCCAATGTTATGATAAG TATATGCTTAGCAGCCTAAAAGCAGCTGCAGAAGCAGCAGGTAAGCCAGAATGGGGTAGCACAGGCCCGACAGATGCCGGTCACTACAATAGTTGGCCTGAAGATACGCCATTTTTCAAGAAAGATGGTGGTGGTTGGAACAGCCAGTATGGTGAATTCTTTCTTTCATGGTATTCTCAAACTCTAATTGAACACGGTGAGCGAATTCTATGTTCGGCATCCTCTGTTTTTGAAGCTACAGGAGTGAAGATCTCTGTAAAAGTTGCCGGTATTCACTGGCACTATGGAAGTCGATCACATGCTGCTGAACTCACTGCAGGGTACTACAACACAAGGTTCCGAGACGGCTACCTCCCGATGGCTCAAATGGTAGCTCGATATGGTGCTGTTTTCAATTTCACTTGTATAGAAATGCGAGATCATGAGCAGCCACAAGATGCCCTATGTGCACCGGAGAACCTAGTTCGACAAGTGGGTTTAGCTACCAAAGAAGCACAAGTTCCACTTGCCGGGGAGAATGCACTGCCCCGATACGACGAATCGGCGCATGAGCAGATCTTAAAAGCGTCATCATTGAATATTGATGGATCCTCAAATGATAGGCAGATGTTTTCGTTTACATACTTGAGGATGAACCCGTCACTCTTTCAGCCGGACAACTGGAGACGGTTTGTAGCTTTCGTGAAGAAGATGAACGAAGGAAAAGATAGCCGTCGGTGTTGGGAGCAAGTGGAGAGGGAAGCTGAACATTTTGTTAATGTCACCGAGCCTTTCGTTCAAGAGGCTGCCCTCATGCCTTGA